Proteins from one Amycolatopsis benzoatilytica AK 16/65 genomic window:
- a CDS encoding ROK family protein, protein MTSDDLILGIDFGGTKVALGLSDRTGSLRATRRLDTDAEAGAEQVVTRALAAAADLAEGSRISAIGVVSPGIVLPDRILLAPNVPGWEELHLAELVSAAFPDVPVTVGTDAKAAALAEWKWGTLAGADPAVFLSLGTGIAAAVLVRGRLLTGANGAAGELGYNLRTPQDTEGFKSGAAPLEEAVGGRGLGTRATALLGRPVTAGELFALAREHAEAKELVIAALDELSMHVANLAIAFDPTRIAVGGGLVRSADVLLPALRERLAAAVPFPPELVPARFDQDGALLGAVALALGEG, encoded by the coding sequence GTGACATCGGACGATCTGATCCTGGGCATCGACTTCGGCGGCACGAAAGTGGCGCTGGGGCTGTCCGACCGGACCGGGAGCCTGCGGGCGACCCGCCGGCTCGACACCGACGCGGAAGCCGGTGCCGAGCAGGTGGTCACCCGCGCGCTCGCCGCCGCGGCCGATCTCGCCGAGGGCTCCCGGATCAGCGCGATCGGGGTGGTCAGCCCGGGCATCGTGCTGCCGGACCGGATCCTGCTGGCCCCGAACGTGCCCGGCTGGGAGGAGCTGCACCTGGCCGAGCTGGTGTCGGCGGCGTTCCCGGACGTGCCGGTGACCGTCGGCACGGATGCGAAGGCGGCCGCGCTGGCGGAGTGGAAATGGGGCACGCTGGCCGGTGCCGACCCGGCCGTGTTCCTGTCGCTGGGCACCGGCATCGCGGCCGCGGTGCTGGTTCGCGGCCGCCTGCTGACCGGCGCGAACGGCGCGGCCGGGGAGCTGGGATACAACCTGCGCACCCCCCAAGACACCGAGGGCTTCAAGAGCGGAGCGGCGCCGCTCGAAGAAGCCGTCGGGGGCCGGGGGCTGGGCACGCGGGCGACCGCGTTGCTCGGCCGCCCGGTGACTGCCGGCGAACTGTTCGCGCTGGCCCGCGAGCACGCCGAGGCGAAGGAGCTGGTCATCGCGGCGCTGGACGAGCTGTCCATGCACGTGGCCAACCTGGCGATCGCCTTCGACCCGACCCGCATCGCCGTCGGCGGCGGCCTGGTCCGCTCGGCGGACGTGCTGCTGCCGGCCCTGCGCGAACGTCTCGCAGCGGCTGTCCCGTTCCCGCCGGAGCTGGTGCCGGCCCGGTTCGACCAGGACGGCGCGCTGCTGGGCGCGGTCGCCCTCGCGCTGGGCGAGGGCTGA
- a CDS encoding cytochrome P450, whose product MGSLRSRVLAWAGRRYLARQQKRGFDLEKMALLPDSALEPLRRHGLDPVPDLGRLRAEAPISKLDLPFGMNAWLVTGYEEAKAVLGKGSEFSNDFTNLVGNAGVTEDQNPGGLGFADPPVHTRLRKLLTPEFTMRRLSRLTPRIDEIVADRLDAMAAADGPVDLWEEFALPIPSLTICELLGVSYEDRADFQRLSTARFDLFSGAGASLGAISESLGYLLEIVRKQREQPGDGLLGMLIKEHGDEIDDRELAGLADGILTGGLETTASMLALGALVVLRDPAAFEAVRGDDDSVHRFVEELLRYLTVVQMAFPRFAKQDLDVAGVHISEGDIVLVSLSVADRDPVLGKGDLDRFDPTREPSSHLAFGYGIHRCIGAELGRMELRAAYPALVRRFPKLRLAVEPEELAFRKVSIVYGLDSLPVLVD is encoded by the coding sequence ATGGGGAGTCTCCGTTCGCGTGTCCTCGCCTGGGCCGGCCGCCGCTACCTCGCGCGCCAGCAAAAGCGGGGTTTCGATCTCGAGAAGATGGCGCTGCTGCCGGATTCGGCGCTGGAGCCGTTGCGCAGGCACGGACTCGACCCGGTGCCGGATCTCGGCCGCCTGCGTGCCGAGGCTCCGATCAGCAAGCTCGACCTGCCGTTCGGGATGAACGCCTGGCTGGTGACCGGCTACGAGGAGGCGAAGGCTGTCCTCGGCAAGGGCAGCGAGTTCAGCAACGATTTCACGAACCTGGTCGGCAACGCGGGCGTCACCGAGGACCAGAACCCGGGCGGGCTCGGGTTCGCCGACCCGCCGGTGCACACCCGGCTGCGGAAGCTGCTCACGCCCGAGTTCACGATGCGCAGGCTGTCCCGGCTCACGCCGCGGATCGACGAGATCGTGGCCGACCGGCTGGACGCGATGGCCGCCGCCGACGGTCCGGTGGACCTGTGGGAAGAGTTCGCGCTGCCGATCCCGTCGCTGACCATCTGCGAACTGCTCGGAGTGTCCTACGAGGACCGCGCTGACTTCCAGCGGCTGAGCACGGCCCGGTTCGACCTGTTCAGCGGCGCGGGCGCGTCGCTGGGGGCGATCTCGGAATCGCTCGGCTACCTGCTGGAGATCGTGCGCAAGCAGCGCGAACAGCCCGGCGACGGCCTGCTCGGGATGCTGATCAAGGAGCATGGCGACGAGATCGACGACCGGGAGCTCGCCGGCCTGGCGGACGGAATCCTGACCGGCGGCCTCGAGACGACGGCGAGCATGCTGGCCCTCGGCGCACTGGTGGTGCTGCGCGACCCGGCCGCGTTCGAAGCGGTCCGCGGCGACGACGACTCGGTGCACCGGTTCGTGGAGGAGTTGCTGCGCTACCTGACCGTGGTGCAGATGGCGTTCCCGCGCTTCGCGAAGCAGGATCTGGACGTCGCCGGCGTGCACATCAGCGAGGGCGACATCGTGCTGGTTTCGCTGTCGGTCGCCGACCGCGACCCAGTGCTCGGCAAAGGCGATTTGGACCGGTTCGACCCGACCCGCGAGCCGTCGTCGCACTTGGCGTTCGGCTACGGGATCCACCGGTGCATCGGTGCGGAGCTGGGGCGCATGGAGCTGCGCGCGGCCTACCCGGCCTTGGTGCGGCGGTTCCCGAAGCTGCGGCTGGCAGTGGAGCCGGAGGAGCTGGCGTTCCGGAAGGTGTCGATCGTGTACGGGCTGGATTCGCTGCCGGTGCTGGTGGACTGA
- a CDS encoding alpha-ketoglutarate-dependent dioxygenase AlkB family protein, with the protein MSQALQGSLFGAGEPTALGPLSGLRRTELGQGAWIDVLPGWLDGSDELFEHLAAEVPWQEERRQMYDRVVAVPRLLCFYREQRPLPHPVLAEAREALTAHYAAELGEPFRTAGLCYYRDGQDSVAWHGDDLGRGRIEDTMVAILSVGAARQLALRPRGGGESVRYPLGHGDLIVMGGSCQRTWEHAIPKTARAVGPRISIQFRPRGVR; encoded by the coding sequence ATGAGTCAGGCACTTCAGGGTTCGCTGTTCGGCGCGGGCGAACCGACCGCACTGGGACCGCTGTCCGGCCTGCGCCGCACCGAGCTCGGGCAGGGCGCGTGGATCGACGTGCTGCCGGGATGGCTGGACGGCTCGGACGAGCTGTTCGAGCACCTGGCGGCCGAGGTCCCGTGGCAAGAGGAGCGGCGGCAGATGTACGACCGGGTGGTCGCCGTCCCCCGGCTGCTGTGCTTCTACCGGGAGCAGCGGCCGCTTCCGCACCCGGTCCTCGCCGAGGCGAGGGAGGCGCTGACCGCGCACTATGCGGCTGAACTGGGCGAACCGTTCCGCACGGCCGGGCTGTGCTACTACCGGGACGGCCAAGACAGCGTGGCCTGGCACGGCGACGACCTGGGCCGCGGCCGGATCGAAGACACGATGGTCGCCATCTTGTCCGTCGGCGCGGCACGGCAGCTCGCGCTGCGCCCGCGCGGAGGCGGGGAATCGGTGCGGTATCCGCTGGGGCACGGCGACCTGATCGTGATGGGCGGGTCCTGCCAGCGGACGTGGGAACACGCCATTCCGAAGACGGCGAGGGCAGTGGGGCCTCGGATCAGCATCCAGTTCCGGCCGCGCGGGGTCCGATGA
- a CDS encoding ArsR/SmtB family transcription factor → MQDVVVIEDPAVAAIALDPVRARLLAALTEPASAAALATRVELTRQKVNYHLRALESHGLVEPAGTRQWGGLTERLFVATAGSYLLSPAALGPAGTVRVKADRLSASYLLAVAGRTLREVAGLVRRAARAGKPLSTLTLDAEIAFASARDRSAFTEELTALVADLVSRYHHESAPDARMHRLVVTAHPKPAD, encoded by the coding sequence ATGCAGGACGTCGTAGTGATCGAGGACCCCGCCGTCGCGGCGATCGCACTGGACCCGGTGCGCGCCCGGCTGCTGGCCGCGTTGACCGAACCGGCCTCGGCCGCCGCGCTGGCCACCCGCGTCGAGCTGACCAGGCAAAAGGTCAACTACCACCTGCGCGCGCTCGAGTCGCACGGCCTGGTCGAGCCCGCGGGCACCCGGCAATGGGGCGGCCTCACCGAACGCCTTTTCGTCGCCACCGCCGGCTCCTACCTGCTCTCCCCCGCCGCGCTGGGCCCAGCCGGCACCGTCCGGGTGAAGGCCGACCGCCTCTCGGCGAGCTACCTGCTGGCCGTCGCCGGCCGGACCCTGCGCGAGGTCGCCGGGCTCGTCCGCCGCGCCGCCCGGGCCGGCAAACCGCTCTCAACGCTGACCCTGGACGCGGAGATCGCCTTCGCCTCCGCCCGCGACCGCTCCGCCTTCACCGAAGAACTGACCGCCCTCGTCGCCGACCTCGTCTCCCGCTATCACCACGAATCCGCTCCCGATGCCAGGATGCACCGGCTCGTCGTGACCGCGCACCCCAAACCGGCAGATTAG
- a CDS encoding RluA family pseudouridine synthase has protein sequence MRRKRPAPIPQRHGLDPARLRLPDEGPWATLLEHLVERLPRVAPERIAEMLREERIHGEDGPLGIDSAYAPGSFIWFHRDLPDEVPVPFDVAVLHRDEHLLVVDKPHFLATIPRGRHVLETALVRLRRSLDLPTLSPAHRLDRVTAGVVMFVITPSARGAYQTMFRDRLVRKEYEAIAAYDPALPLPRTVQSRIIKERGVLAAQEVPGPPNAESTVELLEHRAGLGRYRLLPATGRTHQLRVHMSSLGIPILGDDFYPDLREKPLDDFTRPLQLLAKVLEFDDPMTGEHRRFVSRRALTAWDSPAEWLS, from the coding sequence ATGAGACGCAAGCGCCCGGCCCCGATCCCGCAACGGCACGGCCTCGACCCGGCCCGGCTGCGGCTGCCGGACGAAGGCCCGTGGGCGACGCTGCTGGAGCACCTTGTGGAGCGGCTGCCGCGCGTCGCCCCGGAACGGATCGCGGAAATGCTGCGCGAGGAGCGCATCCACGGCGAGGACGGGCCGCTGGGCATCGACTCGGCGTACGCGCCCGGTTCGTTCATCTGGTTCCACCGCGACCTGCCGGACGAGGTCCCGGTGCCGTTCGACGTCGCCGTCCTGCACCGCGACGAGCACCTGCTGGTGGTCGACAAGCCGCACTTCCTGGCCACCATCCCGCGCGGACGGCACGTGCTGGAGACCGCACTGGTCCGGCTGCGCCGCTCGCTCGACCTGCCCACGCTCTCCCCCGCGCACCGGCTCGACCGGGTCACCGCCGGGGTGGTGATGTTCGTGATCACCCCTTCCGCGCGCGGCGCGTATCAGACGATGTTCCGCGATCGGTTGGTGCGCAAGGAATACGAGGCGATCGCGGCATACGATCCGGCCTTGCCGCTGCCCCGGACGGTACAGAGCCGGATCATCAAGGAACGCGGGGTGCTGGCGGCACAGGAGGTGCCCGGCCCGCCGAACGCCGAGTCCACTGTGGAGCTCCTGGAACACCGGGCCGGACTGGGCCGGTACCGCCTGCTGCCCGCGACCGGGCGGACGCATCAGCTGAGAGTGCACATGTCTTCGCTGGGAATCCCGATCCTGGGCGACGATTTCTACCCGGACCTGCGGGAGAAACCGCTCGACGACTTCACCCGGCCGCTGCAGCTGCTGGCGAAGGTGCTGGAGTTCGACGACCCGATGACCGGGGAGCACCGGCGGTTCGTGAGCCGTCGAGCGCTGACGGCCTGGGATTCTCCTGCGGAATGGCTTTCGTAG
- a CDS encoding DUF5313 domain-containing protein: MTERPGVLRWFWHAAGGRLPERYRDWLLHDATSKHWKARHVLRSTVGIAPLCLVWLLLPAPLGLRLAIVLMAALVAYFYSCAYMEESIDHRLSRHGFPPGTGKRIRREKAAEANAEATARYIAIYRQNSGD; the protein is encoded by the coding sequence ATGACCGAACGGCCCGGCGTTCTCCGCTGGTTCTGGCACGCGGCCGGCGGACGGCTGCCCGAGCGCTACCGCGACTGGCTGCTGCACGACGCGACGTCCAAGCACTGGAAGGCGCGGCACGTCCTGCGCTCGACGGTCGGCATCGCCCCGCTGTGCCTGGTCTGGCTGCTGCTGCCGGCCCCCCTCGGGTTGCGGCTGGCGATCGTGCTGATGGCCGCGCTGGTCGCGTACTTCTACTCGTGCGCCTACATGGAGGAGAGCATCGACCACCGGCTGTCCCGGCACGGTTTCCCGCCCGGCACCGGCAAGCGGATCCGGCGCGAGAAGGCCGCCGAGGCCAACGCCGAAGCGACCGCCCGGTACATCGCGATCTACCGGCAGAACAGCGGCGACTAG
- a CDS encoding MarR family winged helix-turn-helix transcriptional regulator, which produces MAKIDLGEDPLKLDRQVCFALSVASRSVIAIYRPLLEPHQLTHPQYLVMLALWEQSPRSVKDLSTALRHEPATLSPLLKRLEAVGYVTRGRSRADERQLTVELTEKGRNLRAEAEKIPYRVVERLGMEVSELEALHAALGRVIQATA; this is translated from the coding sequence GTGGCCAAGATCGATCTGGGCGAGGACCCGCTGAAACTGGACCGGCAGGTGTGCTTCGCGCTGTCGGTCGCCTCGCGCAGCGTGATCGCGATCTACCGGCCGCTGCTGGAGCCGCACCAGCTGACGCATCCGCAGTACCTGGTGATGCTGGCGCTGTGGGAGCAGTCGCCGCGGTCGGTCAAGGACCTCAGCACCGCGTTGCGCCACGAGCCGGCCACCTTGTCGCCGTTGCTGAAGCGGCTGGAGGCGGTCGGCTACGTCACCCGGGGCCGCAGCCGCGCCGACGAGCGGCAGCTGACCGTGGAACTGACCGAAAAGGGCCGGAATCTGCGGGCGGAGGCGGAGAAGATTCCGTACCGGGTGGTGGAACGGCTCGGCATGGAGGTCTCCGAACTCGAGGCGCTGCACGCCGCGCTGGGCCGGGTGATCCAGGCGACCGCCTGA